TCATTCCATCGAACTTCAAACCACCGAGAAGGTCAAACTCCCTTCAACCGATTTAGAATCTTTCACGATTCGCTGCGAGTACTAGCAATCGGCAAACTGCGGCCTTCAATCGAACCATGAAACGACAACCCCAATCACTCATTTGGACCATCCACATCACGGGCGCGGTGACCGCCATCGTGCTGGTGCTTGTCGTTTGGTTCGGAGTTTATCAGCCACTCAACGAGCAGGCCGTTGCCGATGAGATTCGCATCGGAAAGCTAGAATCGCTCATTGCCCAGCCAAAGACATGGCAGAACGTCAATGTGTTGCTGCTCGATCAGCACTTCACGCTGTCTGAGGCGGTTGCCTTCGCGAATCGCCATAGTGCTGGCGGATCGCAGGACGACCTTTTTATCCGCGAGGCGGACAAGCTGGCCGAAGATCACCAGTTAGAAGTGCTGGACTGGCATTTGGAGGCCGATCGCGATGTCGAGCGGTTCACCGAGAGCCGTGTGCGAGGGAGCTTCCGTGGTAGCTATGAAAGCATCAGCCGATTCCTTGCCAGTGTTAGCCAAATGCCCCGTATTGCCAAAGTCTTGGAACTGTCCCTCGATAAGGGTGACAAATCTGGTGAGTATCCCGTGCGAATCACATTTGCGTTGTACTCCTCCGGCGAAGCCAACGATACAAGAATGAAGGGGAGGGCTCTGTGAACCAGACTCGTCCAAAAGAAATCGGAGCCACCCCCGGCAAGCTAGCAATTGTTGGCGTGTTGAGCCTCGTGCTCGCTTACGTACTTTTCGGTGATGCTATTTTCGGATCAAGCAAGACGGCAGCCAAGTTGAAGCCCCGTGCTGCCAAGGTTGTCCAGCAAGGCCAAACAAATAAGAACCCAGGCGTGCAGTCCCTGAAACGGATCGAGGAATCAATCGTCCGCAAAGACTGGCCTGAGCTAGAGATCAAGGAAACCGTTAAATTCGATCCCTTTGGAGCGAAACTCCCAGGCGATCGAGAGCGGGCTGCAATCGCAGCAACCAATAGTGAGGAAGAGGTCGACGACGTGAGCCTGAAGGAGATCCAAGAAGCCAACGAAGCGATCGTAATTGTCTCTGGCGGCGAAAAGATCGCACGTTACGGGACCATGGAGCTTCGAGTCGGAGACCAAGTAGGCGACTATCGGGTGACGGATATCAACAACCAGGGAGTGGTGCTCTCCGAGCGATAAGCTTGGGGATGCTCGAGCGAAGCAGCCGAACACGGAATGTTCATGCGAAGCAGAAGATTGACAAGGAAGAAAGCTCAGAAGGCCGCTCCGCGCCTGCTTTCGCTGCTGCTTGTTCTGCTAGTATTTTTCCCTGCACATTTGGCGCAGTCTCAGCAAACATCAACGGACACAGCTCAGCCAACCTTTTCGCTCGAAGCTATTGAACGCGAATCAACTGAACTTCTCAATCAGTTGCAAAAAGCAGCCCTAGGAAAAAGTACCGCCCCGGCAAGGAATCAGGCTCGAACGAACCCGAGTCGCGCTCAGGAAGAAAACGCAGCAGGGCCGCGTTTGAATCCTCTTACGACTGAGTCGCTACCAGAAGCAGTCGTGGTTCCACTGCAGCCCCGTCCCGCGGCTGAGAAGATCGCCATTCACGAAGATGCCGGCCTCGTTTCGCTAATGGTCCGCGACGGATCGCTTCGCCAAGTCGTGGCGATGATCGCCGAGACGCAGCGCCTGAATCTCGTGTTCGCCGGTTCGACGGACGTGCAGATCACAGCAACGTTCGAGAAGATGCCTTGGCAGCAGGTGCTCGACGCGGTACTCAGTGCTTCGGGGCATACCAGCAACGTCGCTGGCAATGTGATCTTCGTCTCCGCCGTCGATGCGGCAGACTTCGTTCCTCCCGGTGTCGGAGGGCGTGAGGTTCGTGTCTTCGAACTCGACTTCGCCGCCGCCGTCGACATGGAGCAAAGCATCGCTGGGATGCTCTCCGCAGGTGGAAAGTCGTGGGTCTTAGAAAGCAGTGCCGCCGATAATCGCCGCACGCGCGAGGCAGTGGTCGTGATGGACTATCCGGCCTATCTGGAACGCATCAATCAGTTCATCTGCCAAAGCGATCAGGCACCACGGCAGGTTCTGATCGAAACGCACATTCTGCAAGTCGAACTTTCGGACTCTTGCCGTAATGGAATCAACTTCGAGAACGTCGTCGGGCTCGGTTCAGGAAATCTTTCTCTGAGAAACACGGGCTTCGCGAACGCTGCTGCGGCCCCCTCCTTCTTTGTCGAATCAACCGGCAAAGCTCTGACGGGACTCGTTGAGCTTCTCAAAACGACCACCGACGCAAAAACGCTCGCTTCCCCTCGAATCCACGCGATCAATGGTCAGGAGTCGCGTATTCAGATCGGCGAGCAACTCGGTTTTCGCGTGACCACGACCACCCAAACTAGTACGCTTGAAAGCATCCAGTTCCTCGACGTAGGTGTGGTGCTAAGGGTGACGCCTCGCATCACGCGCGATGGTCGTGTCCTCATGCGAATCAAGCCGGAAGTTTCGACAGGAAACGTCAATCCCGACACGGGCCTACCTGCGGAAGAAACCACCGAAGTAGAAACGGACGTCATGCTATCCGACGGGCAAGGCATGGTCATCGGCGGGCTGATCCAAGAGAAGGATTCCAACATTCAGAACAGGGTTCCGGTGCTTGGTAGCATCCCCTACTTGGGCGTTCTCTTTCAGAAACGTGCCGTGGAACGCTCCCGCTCAGAAATCATCGTCACGCTCGTTCCCCGAATCTTGCCTTACGACCCGATCCGTCAGGCACGCAACGATTTCGACGTGCAGCGGACGATCGACCCTCTGACGGTCGGGGCTATCCATTCCGCACCGCGACCGTACGAACCAAAGATGTACGATCCGCTCGATTACGTTCATTACAGCCCCTCTTTGGTGAGGCAATGCAACGCCGAGCAGTGCGATCCAGAGCAAGGTTTGCCAGCCACCACCGGCGGCGAATACCTGGAACCACTTCCGCCCGTCGAGAGCACCGAGTTGGTGCCCCAAAACGGACAACTGGCATATCCGGCCGAACATTTGCCGCCCGCAGTGCCAGCTCAGTAAGTCGGTGTTCGGGGCATGGGCTAGTCTTTATTAGAAGACCAACCCGTTTAGCCACGGTGCTTGCACCGCGCTCAAGATATTGCTCGCGAGGTCCCTATGCCCAACCGACTTGAACTACCCGATGAGTTGCAAACGCTCATCGAAAAGCGTGAAGAAGAGCGTCGCCAGGATCCCAGTACTGAAGAAGCAGCCGTCGACCCAGCCGATCGCCGCACCGGCGAAGACCGCCGCTCGTCAGAAGGTTAGCCGTCGACCTTGGTCGCCGCGAATTGTCTGCATGTCAGGATTTACAACCCGTGAGCTAACGCTTCACGGCTCAGAAGCAATCAGCGATCCGCTGATGCTCAAGGCCAAGCCAACCATAGCCCGTCAGTGCGTGAGGTATGCTTCCGCCCAATCACTCCGGGCAACTCACGCGGCACATAGCGATCACCCACCGCATGTTGCCTACGGTCGCGATACCGATCGTAAGGGCGTAAACAAACCGGCACACTCGCTGCAAAGTTGCCGTGACCATAGGCTGAGTACCTCAAAGTCAGCTCCGCCTCAGGCAGCAGGTCAAACTCTTCCTGCGGCTCCAAATGGCGGAACCTAAGCCGAGCGGTGAAGACGCCATCGACAAAATCGCTTGGCTGAATTCGCTGAGTCCAGCTTTCTTCGCGTCGGAATCGCTCCCGCTCGCTCTGGCGCGCAGCCCGCCAGGGTCGTCGTTCTGTCCATAATTGGGCCGACAGATTTCCGCGCGCCTCAACAGGTTGGCCCTGCTCGTCAAACAGAACGAAACTCACAAGAAAACCATCAGCGGCCGCATCACGATCAAGATTCGCCAGCCGCACATCAACGATCTCGAGCGCAACAGCTCGCGATTGATTTACCTGTACTAGCCGCGGCTCTACGAACCGCAGGTCGCCCCCAATCTCAAACTCGCCCAGCGTGTCCTGACCGGTCACAAGTTCAGCAAAGTTCTCACGAAGCGTGTCAACTTCACGAGCTTCTCCATCGACCGTTGCCTCAAGAATCGAATCCCAAGGGACAGCCGTCGTGAGTGATATCCCATCGCTCTCGACACGCAGCCAAGCAGATCGCTCATCGGTCCGCTCATCAAGCACGCCAAGAAACTCACGCCCGTCCCGAGTCGTGACGGCAACTTCTGTAGCAAGAACTTCCTCCGCGCAGAGCATGCAGAGGACACAGGAGAACAGAGCCGTAAACAATCGCATGGCACACCTCAGGATGTAGGTCGGGCGACGCAACTCGTCGCTTCCTCCATCCTGATTAGGCGTCAGCGGCATTGCCAGTTGGTGATGCACAAAAGCAACGCGAGCCTCAAATAACCGACATATTCGCTACACAGAACGTTCATGGGTCACAGCGAGCCCAAGCGAACTCCAGCAGACAGAGTGTTTAGAACACTCGACGGCCACCCCACGTCTGCGCTTGAAGTGCCGCTCATGTGTGCCAAAAACGTCCGTTTTTGGTACACGCCAAGGTGTCTCAGGCGATGAAGCCGAACGCAATGACAGAATCTCTATAGAGCACATCGGTCTGTTACACCGAAGTGGAAATACGAACGACTTCAATTGACTATCGTCCGCCCTCTTGCAGATCCGTGATAAAATGACATGGACATGGCGTCTTAGCACTGGAACCGTTGGCACCTAGGTTTGCGTCAGAATTCGTCAAACACTACTATTGTATCCGACGGGTAAATGCCACCCGTATCCTGTAGTCCACCTTAGACGTGTTGCGAAGCACTATGACCACTCCGCAAGAGATGCGCGACGCGAACATTGCGTTCTTGAATGAACATGGATTTAGACCAGCCACATGGATGCCACTACCTTGCGCTATTGGCGTTACGTCTGACGACATTGGTTTCGCGGGAGGAACGCTCAGACCAGAATTAGAGGTCGCTAACCGGCTGCTATGTCATTGCGCTGTCTTTGCGTGGGGCTCCGCGCCACCAGACTTCGAGCAACGCGTTACGGACTTTATCGCAACCAATGGACTTCGCGATTTGATGACCGAGGACGAAACGGAAATCATCGACCTGTCCAAGGACGATGCTAGTGCGCAGTTTTCTCATGCGGTTGGATGGCGCCTTGAGAACATGTGGTCACTCGCTTGGATACTGGGCGCTACTGATGAACCATCTGCTACAACGGGCCAGCTTCCTCAGGAAATAAGCGGGGCATTGATGTCGCTCTTTCTGCCGGACTTCACCGTCACAGCAGAGTCGTTGGTAACTCAAGGCCAAACACAGCCGATTGAGAACATCGTTCAAATGGAAGATCTCTTCTATCTCGCCCACAACGCGGTTCGCGCTGGGCAGACTGGCCATCCTGAGCAAGTGCCTGACCACTTTGACCCAATTGGTGACGGTGGTGCGATCCATGAACGACGGCACAGTCTCACATGGTCGTTGGCTCCTGGAGCTGCATGGAATGAAACAGATTTGAGCACCTAGTTTGCCTTACCCAAGAGATGGATAGTAGTGAGTTGCACACGGCGTCGCGTGCCGCGTAATTTCTGAGATCAGTATCGGTCGCCGCAGCCATGTGAACGGTGACAGCATCCTTCCTAATCCTGACTCGGTCTAGCAGGCCGAGGCACTTTTCTACGCTTTTCCATCTGCCCAAGCGTGAAACACCGAGGCAAGTTGGCGTCAGCGTGCCTTTTCTTCACGAATAGGGACGCTACCCTCACTTCCAAACACCGACCTGCTCGCCGCCGTTCCCCAAGTTTCGCGATTGTGCCGGGCGCTCCCTCCGGGCTCGACCGTTAGCCACTTCCACTCGCTTTGATGCACCATGCGAGCGATCAGTGCGATCTGTCCGGCGTGATAGGCGACATGCGTGACAGCTCGCAGTAGGGCCTGAGCCACGGTATGAGCCTCGCCGCGGATCAGGACCTCTCTCTCGAGATCTTCTTCTCCAAGCGACTCAAGCGTGTTCGTCAGGGTCTTCCAACCCTCGTTGAAATAAGCGACGAGCGACTCCCGATCCCCCTCCCAGTCGGCGAACTCCAACTCGCGATCGCGGTCCGCTTTTTCACCATCGGTAGTAAGAAAGTCAGAGAAACGGCTCTTTAGATTGCCACCCAGGTGCCTGAGGAGTGTCGCCACGGAATTCATTTCCTCAATCGGTCGCGCGGTGAGTTCCTGATCTGAGAGTTGCTCAACACAACCATCGATCATCCGCTTGTAAGAAGCGAACGCGTCGATTGTCTTCGTATACCAATCCGGTTGGTGGTGATTCATGAAAACTCCTTCCTGAGTTCGTAGAGATGACGCGAGCCGTTGCCAGTCGACAGGATACCGCAGTGGCCAAGAAGTAGTGGCCAAGAAACCAACGAGCGATAGCAAACAAGATTCGATGAAATCCTGTGCCGGGTGGTTTCTATGCCTAGCTTCGGCATTGAAATCTTACGGCTCTCTGTGAGCATGACGTGACCAGGGCAGCACGATTGAAAAGCAAAAGTGCGACCATCAGGCGTGACGCAAAATGGCTAAAGTGATTCAAGTTAAGCACTTAGGGCATTTCGCACCAGCACGACGTCCGGACTTTTGCACGCGCATACGTGATTTCGTGCAAAAAGCAAAACCCTCTCAGACGGCGAGAGACTCAGTTCATTGCAATCGAAACTTCACCTTGGCATAATACTGAACAAACGTACCGTTCTGCCGTGGCGAAAGTATTCGTGAGATGCGTGCAATTCGTTGACAGAAATCCACACTGAATGACAACGATCCTCCACAAGCAAGAG
The genomic region above belongs to Lacipirellulaceae bacterium and contains:
- the pilO gene encoding type 4a pilus biogenesis protein PilO — encoded protein: MKRQPQSLIWTIHITGAVTAIVLVLVVWFGVYQPLNEQAVADEIRIGKLESLIAQPKTWQNVNVLLLDQHFTLSEAVAFANRHSAGGSQDDLFIREADKLAEDHQLEVLDWHLEADRDVERFTESRVRGSFRGSYESISRFLASVSQMPRIAKVLELSLDKGDKSGEYPVRITFALYSSGEANDTRMKGRAL
- a CDS encoding DUF4272 domain-containing protein encodes the protein MTTPQEMRDANIAFLNEHGFRPATWMPLPCAIGVTSDDIGFAGGTLRPELEVANRLLCHCAVFAWGSAPPDFEQRVTDFIATNGLRDLMTEDETEIIDLSKDDASAQFSHAVGWRLENMWSLAWILGATDEPSATTGQLPQEISGALMSLFLPDFTVTAESLVTQGQTQPIENIVQMEDLFYLAHNAVRAGQTGHPEQVPDHFDPIGDGGAIHERRHSLTWSLAPGAAWNETDLST
- a CDS encoding DinB family protein — protein: MNHHQPDWYTKTIDAFASYKRMIDGCVEQLSDQELTARPIEEMNSVATLLRHLGGNLKSRFSDFLTTDGEKADRDRELEFADWEGDRESLVAYFNEGWKTLTNTLESLGEEDLEREVLIRGEAHTVAQALLRAVTHVAYHAGQIALIARMVHQSEWKWLTVEPGGSARHNRETWGTAASRSVFGSEGSVPIREEKAR